From the Mastacembelus armatus chromosome 14, fMasArm1.2, whole genome shotgun sequence genome, one window contains:
- the spns3 gene encoding protein spinster homolog 3 isoform X1, whose protein sequence is MEPKGSVSSLQDVTTHRWSVGSNLGLPYGSFANSLASLTPNAGEKQVISPKRAYVAVAVLCYINLVNYMERYTIAGVLTNIQTFFAISDDSTAGLLQTVFICSFLLLAPAFGYLGDRYNRKYIMIAGISVWLLTALSSSFVTQSYFWLLVLLRGLVGVGEASYSTIAPTIIGDLFVGGKRSIVICVFYIFIPVGSGLGYIIGGGSATLTGDWRWALRVTPILGVVGLVLLVFLCPHPPRGAAETHGEGVTGDSSYLEDIKHLLKNRSYVWSSFGVTALAFLTGALAFWMPTFLSRARVTQELQLPCTKEPCDSTDSFIFGAVTVATGIMGGGLGTGLSRWFRDKVPNADPLICAVGMLGAVPCLFITIFVASASIPATYVFIFLGELLLSLNWAVMADMLLYIVIPTRRSTAEALQITVGHLLGDAGSPYLLGAISNAIYKSKPGNDDWRFRSLKYSLVICPFVGLLGGLFFFLTSRYIIEDRKAAQQLIEGSAPAPEVSVELGNRSKE, encoded by the exons ATGGAGCCAAAGGGATCAGTGTCGTCCCTCCAGGATGTAACGACACATCGATGGAGTGTGGGCTCCAACTTGGGTCTACCTTATGGCTCCTTTGCAAACAGCCTTGCATCACTTACACCAAATGCAGGGGAGAAGCAAGTCATATCACCCAAACGTGCCTATGTAGCTGTAGCTGTGCTTTGCTACATCAACTTGGTCAACTACATGGAACGGTACACAATAGCAG gTGTTCTTACCAACATTCAGACATTCTTTGCAATAAGTGACGACAGTACAGCTGGACTTTTGCAAACAG TTTTTATCTGCAGCTTCTTACTTTTGGCCCCTGCCTTTGGCTACCTGGGGGACCGCTACAACCGAAAATATATCATGATCGCTGGTATAAGCGTGTGGCTTTTGACTGCTCTCAGCAGCTCTTTTGTCACTCAGTCa TATTTCTGGCTTCTGGTGCTGTTGCGAGGCCTTGTTGGGGTAGGAGAGGCCAGCTATTCCACCATCGCTCCCACCATCATTGGTGACCTCTTTGTCGGGGGTAAACGGAGCATCGTGATATGTGTCTTCTACATCTTTATCCCTGTTGGCAG TGGTCTTGGGTACATAATAGGAGGAGGATCTGCTACTCTGACCGGGGACTGGCGCTGGGCCCTCAGG GTCACTCCCATCCTGGGCGTTGTGGGACTTGTCTTGTTGGTCTTCTTATGCCCTCACCCGCCCAGGGGTGCTGCAGAAACCCATGGAGAGGGTGTTACAGGGGATAGCTCTTACCTGGAAGACATTAAGCATCTGTTAAAAAA TAGAAGTTATGTGTGGTCATCGTTTGGAGTAACAGCTTTGGCTTTCCTCACTGGAGCCCTGGCTTTCTGGATGCCCACCTTCCTGTCCAGAGCTCGTGTCACTCAGGAACTCCAGCTGCCGTGCACCAAAGAGCCCTGTGACTCCACAGACAG TTTTATCTTTGGTGCTGTGACGGTAGCAACGGGCATTATGGGAGGAGGTCTTGGCACTGGATTGTCCAGATGGTTTAGGGACAAGGTGCCCAATGCCGACCCACTCATCTGTGCAGTAGGCATGCTCGGCGCTGTCCCGTGCCTCTTTATTACCATCTTTGTGGCATCAGCAAGCATTCCAGCCACTTAT GTATTCATTTTCTTAGGTGAATTACTGCTATCATTGAACTGGGCAGTAATGGCTGATATGCTGCTG TATATTGTTATACCAACCCGAAGGTCCACAGCTGAGGCTCTCCAGATTACAGTCGGTCATCTCCTGGGTGACGCTGGGAGTCCTTACCTATTAGGAGCG ATCTCTAATGCTATATACAAGTCTAAACCTGGAAACGATGACTGGCGCTTCCGCAGTCTCAAGTACAGCCTGGTGATCTGCCCATTTGTTGGGCTCCTGGGTgggctgtttttcttccttacTTCCCGTTACATTATTGAAGACAGGaaagcagctcagcagctaATTGAAG gTTCTGCACCTGCACCTGAGGTCTCCGTTGAACTGGGTAATAGGAGCAAGGAGTAA
- the ankfy1 gene encoding rabankyrin-5, producing the protein MAEEEVAKLQKHLALLRQEYVKMQQKLADTERRCAVLAAQVSVQGSSTPAAADTFISRLLDIVADLYQQEQYSDLKVKVAGQKLSAHKFVLAARSDVWSLASLASTSELDLSDCKPEVAMAMLRWAYTDELELSEDEAFLIDLMKLANRFQLQLLRERCEKGVMSSVNVRNCIRFYQTAEELNATTLMNYCGEIIASHWDDLRKEDFSTMSAQLLYKMIKSKTEYPLHKAIKVEREDVVFLYLIEMDSQLPSKLNELDNNGDLALDLALSRKLESIATTLVNNKADVDMVDQSGWSLLHKAIQRGDEFASIFLIRHSAQVNAATVGAVETPLHLVCSFSPKKHSTEVMGSMARIAEALLKTGANPNMQNSKGRTPLHEAVASGNEPVFSQLLQCKQLDLELKDHEGSTTLWLALQYITVSSDPSVNPFEDDAPVVNGTSFDENSFAARLIQRGSNPDAPDTTTENCLMQRAARAGNEAAALFLATHGAKVNHVNTLGESPLHTACCCGLASLTAELLQQGANPNLQTQKALPEDTLGVALQTPLHMAIAHNHPDVVSVILEQKANALHATNNFQIIPDFSLKDSMDQTVLGLALWTGMHIIAAQLLGSGASINDTMSNGQTLLHMAIQRQDSKSALFLLEHQADINVRTEEGQTALQLAISNQLPLVVDAICTRGADMSVVDEKGDPPLWLALENGLEDIASTLVRHGCDATCWSTGPSGCLQTLLHRAVDENNEVSACFLIRSGCDVNSPRRPGPNGEGDEEARDGQTPLHLASSWGLEEVVQCLLEFGANVNAQDAEGRAPIHAAISNQHNVIIQLLISHPDIRLNIRDRQGMTPFACAMTHKNNKAAEAILKREPGAAEQVDNKGRNFLHVAVQNSDIESVLFLISVQANVNSRVQDAAKLTPLHLAVQAGSEIIVRNLLLAGAKVNELTKHRQTALHLAAQQDLATICSVLLENGVDFAAEDENGNNALHLAVMQGRLNNVRTLLTESNIDAEAFNLRGQSPMHILGHYGKENAAAIFELFLECMPEYPLDKPDNEGNTVLLLAYMKGNANLCRAIVRAGARLGINNNQGINIFNYQVATKQLLFRLLDMLSKEPPWCDGSNCYECAAKFGVTTRKHHCRHCGRLLCHKCSIKEIPIIKFDLNKPVRVCDICFDVLTLGGVS; encoded by the exons ATGGCGGAAG AGGAGGTGGCCAAGTTGCAGAAGCACCTGGCCCTGCTCAGGCAGGAGTATGTGAAGATGCAGCAGAAGCtggctgacacagagagacgCTGCGCCGTGCTTGCTGCTCAGGTTTCTGTCCAAGGCTCCTCCACccctgcagctgcagacacCTTTATCAGTCGTCTGCTGGACATTGTGGCTGACCTCTACCAGCAGGAACAGTACAG TGATCTAAAAGTGAAAGTTGCCGGACAAAAGCTCAGTGCCCATAAGTTTGTGTTGGCTGCCCGCAGTGATGTCTGGAGTCTGGCCAGCCTGGCCTCCACCTCTGAGCTGGACCTGTCTG ATTGCAAGCCTGAGGTTGCCATGGCAATGTTGCGCTGGGCGTACACAGATGAGTTGGAACTCAGTGAGGATGAGGCCTTCCTTATTGACCTGATGAAGCTGGCCAACCGCTTCCAGCTTCAGCTGCTCAGAGAGAG ATGTGAAAAAGGTGTGATGTCCTCAGTAAATGTCAGGAACTGCATTCGCTTCTACCAGACAGCAGAGGAGCTGAATGCCACCACCCTGATGAACTACTGTGGGGAGATCATAGCCAGTCACTGG GATGATCTGAGAAAAGAAGATTTCAGCACCATGAGTGCCCAACTTCTGTACAAGATGATCAAATCTAAAACCGAATATCCTCTTCACAAAGCCATCAAAGTTGAGCGAGAAGATGTGGTCTTTCTCTATCTCATTGAAATGGACTCGCAG cTACCTAGCAAGCTAAATGAACTGGACAACAATGGTGACCTGGCACTAGACCTGGCACTCTCTCGTAAACTGGAAAGCATTGCCACCACTCTGGTTAACAACAAAGCCGATGTGGATATGGTGGACCAGAGTGGCTGGAGCCTCCTGCACAAGGCCATCCAAAGAG GTGATGAGTTTGCCTCCATCTTCCTGATTCGCCACTCAGCTCAGGTGAATGCAGCCACAGTGGGGGCCGTGGAGACGCCACTTCACCTGGTCTGTTCTTTCAGTCCCAAGAAACACTCTACAGAAGTGATGGGCAGCATGGCACGGATAGCAGAGGCTCTGCTGAAGACTGGAGCCAACCCCAACATGCAGAACAGCAAGGGCAG aaCTCCGTTGCATGAAGCTGTGGCATCAGGGAATGAGCCAGTGTTCAGCCAGCTCCTACAGTGCAAACA GCTTGATCTGGAACTCAAAGACCACGAGGGCAGCACAACTCTGTGGCTGGCCCTGCAGTACATCACTGTGTCTTCAGACCCCTCAGTAAACCCATTTGAAGATGATGCACCAGTCGTGAATGGCACCTCATTTGATGAGAACAGTTTTGCTGCGCGGCTTATCCAGAGAGGAAGCAACCCTGATGCACCTGACACTACAACAG AGAACTGTCTAATGCAGAGAGCTGCTCGAGCAGGCAATGAGGCTGCTGCACTTTTCCTAGCTACTCATGGAGCAAAGGTCAACCATGTTAACACACTG GGTGAGAGCCCACTTCATACAGCATGTTGCTGTGGCCTTGCAAGTTTGACAGCAGAGCTTCTTCAGCAGGGGGCCAATCCCAACCTGCAGACCCAAAAGGCTCTGCCTGAAGACACTCTTGGTGTGGCTTTGCAGACCCCACTCCACATGGCCATTGCTCACAACCATCCAGATGTGGTCTCTGTTATCCTTGAGCAAAAAg CCAATGCACTTCATGCTACCAACAACTTCCAGATTATTCCAGACTTTAGTCTCAAAGACTCCATGGACCAGACAGTGCTGGGCTTGGCTCTCTGGACAG GTATGCACATCATAGCAGCACAGCTGCTGGGCTCAGGGGCGTCTATCAATGACACCATGTCTAATGGACAAACACTACTTCACATGGCCatccaaagacaggacagcAAGAGTGCCCTCTTTCTTCTTGAACATCAGGCAGACATCAATGTTAG GACTgaggaaggacaaacagcatTACAGTTGGCCATCAGCAACCAGCTGCCCCTGGTGGTAGATGCCATTTGCACAAGAGGAGCTGATATGTCTGTGGTGGATGAGAAAGGGGACCCGCCATTGTGGTTGGCCCTTGAGAACGGGCTGGAAGACATCGCATCAACACTA GTCCGCCATGGCTGTGATGCAACTTGTTGGAGCACAGGGCCCTCTGGCTGCCTGCAGACCCTCCTGCACAGAGCTGTTGATGAGAATAACGAGGTTTCTGCTTGCTTCCTCATCCGCAG TGGGTGTGATGTAAACAGCCCCAGGCGGCCAGGCCCTAATGGGGAAGGAGATGAAGAAGCCAGAGACGGACAAACGCCCCTCCACCTGGCAAGTAGTTGGGGATTGGAGGAGGTGGTGCAGTGCCTTCTAGAGtttggagctaatgttaacgCACAG GATGCAGAGGGCAGAGCTCCAATTCATGCTGCCATTAGCAACCAGCACAATGTCATTATACAGCTCCTCATTTCCCATCCAGACATTCGTCTCAACATTCGCGACCGTCAAGGAATGACCCCCTTTGCCTGTGCTATGACACACAAGAACAATAAGGCAGCAGAGGCTATCCTCAAGAGGGAGCCAGGTGCTGCTGAACAG GTCGACAACAAGGGGCGTAATTTTCTACATGTGGCTGTGCAAAATTCGGACATCGAAAGTGTCTTGTTCCTCATCAGTGTCCAAGCTAATGTCAACTCCAGGGTTCAGGATGCGGCCAAACTCACCCCTTTACACCTGGCTGTCCAGGCTGGATCCGAGATCATTGTCCGCAACCTG CTGCTCGCAGGAGCCAAAGTAAATGAGCTGAccaaacacaggcagacagcACTACATTTGGCTGCCCAACAGGACCTGGCCACTATTTGTTCTGTGCTGCTGGAGAATGGAGTAGACTTTGCTGCTGAGGACGAGAATGGAAATAATG CGCTGCATCTGGCTGTGATGCAGGGCCGCCTTAACAACGTCAGAACCCTTCTCACAGAGTCAAACATTGATGCTGAGGCCTTCAATCTCAG GGGTCAATCCCCAATGCACATACTAGGCCACTATGGAAAAGAGAATGCCGCTGCCATTTTTGAGTTGTTCCTGGAGTGTATGCCTGAATACCCACTCGACAAACCAGATAATGAAGGAAACACAG TTCTTCTCTTGGCCTACATGAAGGGAAATGCAAACCTGTGCCGTGCCATTGTGAGAGCTGGGGCTCGACTGGGCATCAATAATAATCAGGGCATCAACATTTTCAACTACCAAGTTGCAACCAAACAGTTGCTCTTCCGCCTTCTAG ATATGCTTTCCAAAGAACCCCCTTGGTGTGATGGGTCTAACTGCTATGAATGTGCTGCCAAGTTTGGTGTTACAACACGGAAACATCACTG CCGCCACTGTGGACGCCTGCTGTGCCACAAGTGCTCTATAAAGGAGATACCCATCATCAAGTTCGACTTGAACAAGCCCGTGAGGGTGTGTGACATCTGCTTTGATGTACTAACTCTGGGCGGGGTATCGTAA
- the ube2g1a gene encoding ubiquitin-conjugating enzyme E2 G1a isoform X1, with protein sequence MTEPQSALLLRRQLAELNKNPVEGFSAGLIEDNDLYRWEVLIIGPPDTLYEGGVFKAHLTFPKDYPLRPPKMKFITDIWHPNVDKNGDVCISILHEPGEDKYGYEKPEERWLPIHTVETIMISVISMLADPNGDSPANVDAAKEWREDRHGAFKRSPIDINMALFPALFHLVARLVILYFRRNRLATVGCNIT encoded by the exons ATGACAGAGCCTCAGTCAGCACTGTTACTCAGGAGACAGCTGGCAG AGCTGAACAAAAACCCAGTGGAGGGATTTTCAGCAGGCCTGATTGAAGATAATGATCTCTACAGATGGGAAGTCCTTATCATTGGTCCTCCAGACACACTGTA TGAAGGTGGTGTGTTTAAAGCTCATCTGACATTTCCCAAAGATTACCCTCTTAGGCCACCTAAAATGAAATTTATCACTGATATTTGGCACCCCAATG TTGACAAGAATGGAGATGTATGTATTTCTATTTTGCACGAGCCTGGGGAGGACAAGTATGGCTATGAGAAACCAGAGGAGCGCTGGCTGCCTATTCACACAGTGGAAACCATCATGATTAGTGTTATCTCTATGTTGGCAGACCCAAATGGTGACTCGCCAGCCAATGTGGATGCTGCA AAAGAGTGGAGGGAGGACAGACATGGAGCATTCAAAAG GTCTCCAATTGATATCAACATGGCACTGTTTCCTGCACTCTTCCACCTTGTTGCCAGGCTTGTCATCCTTTATTTTCGCAGGAACAGACTGGCTACTGTAGGCTGCAATATAACATAA
- the ube2g1a gene encoding ubiquitin-conjugating enzyme E2 G1a isoform X2 encodes MTEPQSALLLRRQLAELNKNPVEGFSAGLIEDNDLYRWEVLIIGPPDTLYEGGVFKAHLTFPKDYPLRPPKMKFITDIWHPNVDKNGDVCISILHEPGEDKYGYEKPEERWLPIHTVETIMISVISMLADPNGDSPANVDAAKEWREDRHGAFKRKVARCVRKSQETAFE; translated from the exons ATGACAGAGCCTCAGTCAGCACTGTTACTCAGGAGACAGCTGGCAG AGCTGAACAAAAACCCAGTGGAGGGATTTTCAGCAGGCCTGATTGAAGATAATGATCTCTACAGATGGGAAGTCCTTATCATTGGTCCTCCAGACACACTGTA TGAAGGTGGTGTGTTTAAAGCTCATCTGACATTTCCCAAAGATTACCCTCTTAGGCCACCTAAAATGAAATTTATCACTGATATTTGGCACCCCAATG TTGACAAGAATGGAGATGTATGTATTTCTATTTTGCACGAGCCTGGGGAGGACAAGTATGGCTATGAGAAACCAGAGGAGCGCTGGCTGCCTATTCACACAGTGGAAACCATCATGATTAGTGTTATCTCTATGTTGGCAGACCCAAATGGTGACTCGCCAGCCAATGTGGATGCTGCA AAAGAGTGGAGGGAGGACAGACATGGAGCATTCAAAAGGAAAGTTGCCCGTTGTGTACGAAAAAGCCAAGAGACTGCATTTGAGTGA
- the spns3 gene encoding protein spinster homolog 3 isoform X2, translated as MIAGISVWLLTALSSSFVTQSYFWLLVLLRGLVGVGEASYSTIAPTIIGDLFVGGKRSIVICVFYIFIPVGSGLGYIIGGGSATLTGDWRWALRVTPILGVVGLVLLVFLCPHPPRGAAETHGEGVTGDSSYLEDIKHLLKNRSYVWSSFGVTALAFLTGALAFWMPTFLSRARVTQELQLPCTKEPCDSTDSFIFGAVTVATGIMGGGLGTGLSRWFRDKVPNADPLICAVGMLGAVPCLFITIFVASASIPATYVFIFLGELLLSLNWAVMADMLLYIVIPTRRSTAEALQITVGHLLGDAGSPYLLGAISNAIYKSKPGNDDWRFRSLKYSLVICPFVGLLGGLFFFLTSRYIIEDRKAAQQLIEGSAPAPEVSVELGNRSKE; from the exons ATGATCGCTGGTATAAGCGTGTGGCTTTTGACTGCTCTCAGCAGCTCTTTTGTCACTCAGTCa TATTTCTGGCTTCTGGTGCTGTTGCGAGGCCTTGTTGGGGTAGGAGAGGCCAGCTATTCCACCATCGCTCCCACCATCATTGGTGACCTCTTTGTCGGGGGTAAACGGAGCATCGTGATATGTGTCTTCTACATCTTTATCCCTGTTGGCAG TGGTCTTGGGTACATAATAGGAGGAGGATCTGCTACTCTGACCGGGGACTGGCGCTGGGCCCTCAGG GTCACTCCCATCCTGGGCGTTGTGGGACTTGTCTTGTTGGTCTTCTTATGCCCTCACCCGCCCAGGGGTGCTGCAGAAACCCATGGAGAGGGTGTTACAGGGGATAGCTCTTACCTGGAAGACATTAAGCATCTGTTAAAAAA TAGAAGTTATGTGTGGTCATCGTTTGGAGTAACAGCTTTGGCTTTCCTCACTGGAGCCCTGGCTTTCTGGATGCCCACCTTCCTGTCCAGAGCTCGTGTCACTCAGGAACTCCAGCTGCCGTGCACCAAAGAGCCCTGTGACTCCACAGACAG TTTTATCTTTGGTGCTGTGACGGTAGCAACGGGCATTATGGGAGGAGGTCTTGGCACTGGATTGTCCAGATGGTTTAGGGACAAGGTGCCCAATGCCGACCCACTCATCTGTGCAGTAGGCATGCTCGGCGCTGTCCCGTGCCTCTTTATTACCATCTTTGTGGCATCAGCAAGCATTCCAGCCACTTAT GTATTCATTTTCTTAGGTGAATTACTGCTATCATTGAACTGGGCAGTAATGGCTGATATGCTGCTG TATATTGTTATACCAACCCGAAGGTCCACAGCTGAGGCTCTCCAGATTACAGTCGGTCATCTCCTGGGTGACGCTGGGAGTCCTTACCTATTAGGAGCG ATCTCTAATGCTATATACAAGTCTAAACCTGGAAACGATGACTGGCGCTTCCGCAGTCTCAAGTACAGCCTGGTGATCTGCCCATTTGTTGGGCTCCTGGGTgggctgtttttcttccttacTTCCCGTTACATTATTGAAGACAGGaaagcagctcagcagctaATTGAAG gTTCTGCACCTGCACCTGAGGTCTCCGTTGAACTGGGTAATAGGAGCAAGGAGTAA